One Lytechinus pictus isolate F3 Inbred chromosome 11, Lp3.0, whole genome shotgun sequence genomic window, gtctgacaaaactcaaatacacacacgcAACTCCTTTAGAAACGGGTCCTGGGGCCTGTTAAACAATGCTTAGCATTCGCAATGACTTagcattgactataatgtatacaattaattttgaaaatcaagcgtacgattaatcgctaaccctTGTCTTACGGGACCCTGGAGTATGATTCATCCCAATGCATCGTACTGGCAATCTTTAGTCACTAAATTACGAATCATACAATCCCTTTGTAACAAGAAAGCCAATGACCAATTTAGATTTCATAAAGAGAAAATTTTGATTGTTCCATCTTTTTCAGTCAAAAGAAGTTTCACATTCAACCCAGGTCCATGGctcataacaataataacaatatacgtGTGCCATTGTACAAAGACAATACATATACATGACACATAATAGCATACAAAGAGacataatatatacaataaGAAAATGAAACTTATTAAGACTTAAATTTGAATAAGAGAGGAGTGGGTACTATTCAAAAGACGGGGAAATATTTCTATGTTGTAATAAATTATGACATAAATTGTCTTCAAGGCGACGAACCAGCGGTGTACATAATTGAATGGATTGAAATTAAATACTGTAGAAACTGTAGCCGATATTTACAAAGATTATAGATCTTGAGCATTTatcaattccccccccccccccctttccccttctctgtATCCTCCTTTTTTTCGTTGTCTTGGAACTTTTAGGGAGCCAGAGCCCtcaagcgccccccccccccagaaaaaaaacatatcacgAGGGCAATTCCGAGCTAGACTCACATCAAGGAAATTCCATTTGTCATTCATATACCACAGTCATGACAGTGACTGCACCTTTTTCAGTATATTCAATAACGCTCGATTGTGACATTGTGTATAGGGTAATAACTTCAACAACAGCCTGACTTGAATAGGAACATTAGTTTCACATGATCGAAACGAGTTTGATATGTTCTGGGAAAGAAATTTTCATGGTGACGGCTCGTCAAAATATTATGCTTTCGTTTTAAAAACAAGCGTGTCAGATTTTCAAGGTGTTGTTTCGAATCTTTTTCACACCATATTGCTTGATGAGGAATTATGTTTGATATTAACTAACTTTAGTTTGAAGAAgaggaaattaaataaaaggtTATGCatttataatttacaaataaaacTATCGCAGACTCATAagtaagatatatatttttaagggTTCCTGTGTGGATATTTTACATTCTGTTCCTTCTTACTGTTACGAGAAGTGCGTACAACTCAGATCTTTTGAAATAACCAGGGtaaacaaatttagatgaaaTGCATACCTCTTTCgcgatcattttttttctttattttctagtTTCCTACTTGTACTTGTATTCTGATTATGTATTTGGTTGCTTATTTGTACCCAATGGGATATATTGAACGAAATGCGTACTAAAtgctgggtcccgtcttacaaagagttgcgattgatccgatcaagaacaactatggacggccagcaacatctaAAATCTATGttagttcaaaatattttctagatatgatgtatatgcatacattcatcattctctttaaaattcattgtgattctttttgtttactaaggatattgttcaaatttcttgTCGAAAatattatggtatggatggatttccatacagttgacactgattggatcaatcgtaactctttgttagatggggccctggggtccgttgcagaaagagttgcgtttaaacgcaagtcaaaatatcaatcgcaagtcctaaatgcgcgctgttgattggttgtaTATCAAGTTGCGCATTATTTTttgaagttgcgtttgattgcaactctttctgcaacgggcccctggtttgATCCGACGACATTTTTACGTCATAAAGGGGAAGTTTGCCCTGACGATAAGCTGGTTGtaacaaaaatagaaaattataatGGAGAcggtttgatgaaaatatgtcacagaataacaaagttatgaatatttaaagtttttattttgtgacgtcatagatgagcagccccccccccccatacgcCCTGTGATATTGATGGAAAATgtcttttttataatttcatacCCCGTtctacaagaaaaaaacattatttaccatgttccgttaaaaaaaaatgtatatacactctaaaaacagttTTCCAAATACtaggtaaaatgggaacatgcattcTTGCTGGGTTGGTTGGTTGTTTTTTATTCACgattaaaaatgcataaatataaacaaaataggCATTACatgatcaaataattaaaaataatataacaatgTAACAAAAATCAAACTTAACAATTCATGTAATACAAAATCGTAGGGATTTTAATAGCCAACCTGTTCTTCCCCGGAGTAAAATTATACcaaatactttgtaaattttacgcaatgttgcgttgaaatttaccctttaaacttgcattttacccaatatgaGGGAAAAAATACGCAACAAAGATGCTTCGTCCCTTTCTTCCCAGTATTGGGTACATTTTActcaatctttttttaaagtgtatgATATAATGGGGAGCTGCTCGCTAAATGACGTCGCAAATTAAGAACTTTAAGCACTCATAGGCCTAATTAACTTTCTTATCCTTTGCTGAATTTTCATCagaccttcaccaatattttttttctgcttttcttTAAACCAACTTTTTATCAGGGTGAACTAACTCTTTAATGCActattaaaaatgttgggcaacatactgtccacacaacaaatggttaaaactttatcaaattctgggtagttttaaacaaataatgtgtgctttgttTGAAAACTAcgcagtattggttgaaaactaccctgagttggataattttttaaccaattgttgtgtggacagtatgctgcccaacattttaagagtgtggaTGGTCAACTATGAGCAACTCGTATGTCTACTACCCATCCTTGCTCACTTCCCTCACTCGCAAATGAATAGTCGGCTTTTGTTACCTTGCAGATGACAGAGATTGAACGACAGTttcaatttttgtattcatcttGTAGCATGGCATGTTCAGATGGGTCATGAATGATTATATTAATGTCACATAACGATATCCTATTTCTAATGGTGTCAGCTTTTTTGCTCCCAAAATGCCCCTCTACTTTTAAAAGACGCTCTGCAGCGTGCTACCCGTAATATAATTAGTAGAAACTAACTTGTGTGAAAAAAAGTAAatctttgaaatgaaatagaatcaGTTTCAATGAGTTTGACAccaatatcaataatgatgaaatattggtagagcgtccgtctcacaaccgggaggtcgtgggttcaaaccccggccgcgtcagaccaaaagacgttaaaagatgggagttgctgttaccctgtttggcgttcaacgatttaaAGGGATAGaacctcgtcgatctggcgctgcacagcggctgtcgggcccacgatcaattgggcaaagcaaattttcggatttcatttcatgtctttttcgaacaataaaatatggattttcattttttaatcttttttttttcatttttcctttcattttttttttcatttttaattttcttacaaaaaaggTGCGAATTGGAACCCTATAATTGTCCCTTATTTGGAACGTTCGAGAAATAGAGTTCCAAAAAAGTTCTTTACGTGCTTAAGAGAATGTGTTTTATAAAGAACCTTAAAAGGTTCTAAAGTGGCTGTTTAAGGTAATTTGAAACCTTTTAGGGAACCTTTAAACGGTTCAAATACGGGCCAAGCACAGAACCtctaagaaccttttttttcttacagtgTGTCATTgtgattttgtttcatttgcTGATCATGGATTTACAGACTTTTAAAGAATGAATGTTGTGAATTCCCATCGTAAAAGTTCGGGATGTTGTGCCTAAATTGCACATTTTTCACAGTGTTTTTCGTTTTTTCGTTGGTTATTGGGTGAAACCCATTGTTATTTCTGTCTAGACCGTTGGATATTCTATTCTTGTGAGGCCATACAAATAAGGTGAATAGCAAGGGCAAAATACACAATGTTTATTCAAAGTTTGGATAATAACAAACGTACTTTATAGACTGCCAATGGCTGAGTCACCCTTTATTGGCGGGAAGGGAGGTGTATACTGGGAggaatttcaaatttattattacTCAGTTTTGAATTACTGAGCGGATCACAGTTCTTTTTGTGCGTGATATTGTATTTCCCAGCTTAATCAATGTCCCTCAAAATCCCTGTTTTGTAGACCGAGGAAACCTACCATTTCCTTCGCTTCCGTACTTTTCTTTTTACCGGATTTCCTCAAGTTTGCTGTCAAAACATTCCAAATGAGCCAAAATTGTTTATATAATACTGATCAATGTTTAAGAAAATGATGgaaattagaaagttatttTCGTTTAACGCTTCTCCTCGATAACAAAGTATTAGTATGAGGACTTCGACCTTTTCCAAACTTTGAAAAGTTCATTTAATTTCTGATTGTAGAGCTGTCAATCGGATCAGGCCCTATATAGGTAAAGTTCCTACTGCCGGTTTGAAAAccttttgtaagaaaaaaatattattgtttcTAGCTGGTCAGTGTTTTGGACATAGTCTGCACGTAataatgatcttgattggtcactTCGATTAATTTGAAATCTTTGTTTTGCAGTGCGCCGACCAAGGGCGCCCTCGAACAAATTTACTCGAATTTCAATAAGCCTaccttgaatttgaattgaattgaatttatttgttccacttttaaacaatatgtatgtatacataACCAGTATATTCTTAAGCatagtggcccgtattctgaactcaggtttaaatcaaaccctggtttaaagttgtgatttaactatggagagccaatcggggcacaaatccctaatagTAGTAGTCATCCAATTTTTTAACTCATtatgacactcaaattgttcataattgtctgggaatgatgactgaaatattattcttcattatgaaagcaaaaggaaacaaaatagtaaacataagaaatatacaataaaacagctttttgaaaaatgttggctcccataattttagtacagaattagaccgtggtctaagttaaaccggACTTCAGGATACGGGCCAGTGTATCACGATTAAATTAACTATTGAACATAAGTATTTAACATAAGGTACACTACCGAATGTTATAAAAGCGAGGAGCCTAAatgaaaagcagagcttgttgAAAATTAGGCTCCCAACATGCCCAATGAGGGAAAGCATCAGTTGTTACGATGGGCGACATGAATGTGAAACGgaatattcattaataaattttatacagaaaatacataaaataggCTACATGAAAAGGCACCTAATGATCAAAGCGTAAGATTCttaatgataatttttcaaaaagggtaaaaaacacatttcattctaaaaATAAGAAGAATCTATTCACATTTTAGATTTCAAAATTAAGTATATTCTCTTTAAAAAGGGCTAAGTTTGATCGGTCTCACTCGGTCAATCCCTCATCGTGATCATGATTAGCGATGTCGATCGACTTCATCGATCTTGGGCACGTCTCATAAAgacttaaaatatttttctttcacaatatattatGGTTACTTTTTTGcttgaaaatctgtattttaaTTGGCTGCTAAGACTTGTTACCATGATGGCATCCTTACCATATTATTTCATGAATCGCGCACAAACTTTGACCATAAGGAGGCgggatagctcagtcggtagagcgggggattcgtattccggtgacccgggttcgattcccacttggtgcgctagtgccctttggtaaggcatatAATCCTCATTaacaggtccttcggagaggaccttaatccgtcggtcctctggttgcttgcttacaagcattcatgctttcttagcaatcagatAGGTTCGAAATATTTGTGTTTATACACGGGTATTTTTAACCTGTCAATCCGACAGTGAACAAATTCaggtattgaattgaattaaaaactAGTTGTCTCCCGATTCATACAATAACTTTTGGCAAGTTGACGTTCGAAGAAAGGTTTGTAGATAATTTTCTATTGGTGATCTACATATTCTTACATTGCAAAATTGATCCAGATATTTCCTCTTGTTGtattatgaaataaacattattttattccttttctttttgtcttttttttattcaggagTATAAAGTTAGCTCTCGGGATCTGATGAAATTTTACAAAGTGGGTAACCAGCCTCAAGGATCAGCACTTGCAGAACAGACGGCGAGTTTTCCATCTTTTACCCGACCTTCACCTCATGGAGGATGCTTTTTATGGACATCGCAGAAGGATGGATGATGCGGTAAAACCCATTGCCATTATTGATCCAATGACTGTGCATGATGTACAGTGTACCAACTTTGAGCAAGGGTGTCAAACAGAACAGACTGAGCAGTTGAAAGAGAGCACCAGGCCAATCAGCAGCGGCGTTGAAGTGGGATGTCAGACAGAAAGACATCGTAGCTCTTCATCTCGGCGGAGATCTGAAGATAGCTCTTCTAGCAGGCGGAAGCTGATTACTGCAAGCATCAGGCACAATCCTGATGCCAAGGATTTCTTTTGCAGTGACTGCAGGACCTACGTCTGTTACTTCTGCATCATCAATCACCATGTGGAACACAATACGATCAATGCCCGTGATCAGGAGGTCACCCAGGATGAAGAGATCACCAAGTTGGTGACCAAAGCAAACAAAACGAAAGACTGGATGATATCTTTTGGGAAGTTCATCGAAGAGCGAAAAGCATCAACAGCGGAAATAACCCAAAAGTCTATTGCGATGGTCGATGAGGACTATAGGGAAAAGATGCAAATTTTAGAACAGGAAAGGAAATCCCGTATCAAGTTTTATCAGCAGAGAGAACAAGCGATCAATGAAATGCTGGAGGGTAGAAAGACTGACAACGATGCTCAGATCTGTATTGTAGATACAGTGCTAGATTCTGTACAGAAAGCCAAAGGTGTCCGGTTATCTGGAGGTAAACTAACGGCTCACGAAATGTGCTGCAAACAATTTGAGGAAATGCTTAAAAACTGTAAGATAGGCGAGTCCGAAGAATGTAAGGTGCAGAAAGACACGGCAGTACCgcgatttaaaagaaaatctatTAGGGGCATAACAGAATTGGACCTTGTTGAAAGCGATGATCCGTGGATTCTCATGCACGATGTACCCCTGATAAAGGACGGGATGAAAACCATGGCGACCATGCAAGATGGTCGGATTGCTATAGGTTTTCGAAAAGCAGGGGTGGCCATTTGTAACAGCGATGGCCACCAGCAGATGACAAACCTCCATGGTGTCACAATCCAGGACATGGCTGTCATGACCGAAAGTCGTTTTGCCATACTGGACAAAAAGAACCACCTGTCCATATACATGCTCTTGAAGTTGAAACTTGAGAAAATGGACGTGAAGCCGTTCAGGACACTAAACAAAGAGAAAGGAGGGGATGGCACGGTGGCTGTGAATGGTTACGATCACGTATTCATCGGGTACACCAAGGCAATGAAGATCCAGGAATTCGCACCTGAAGGTGGAAAGGCTCTGCGTGAACTGGAATGCACCGATCATCTCCCAATCCAGCTTTTCCATCTCAAAGTGGACAAGCTGCTGGTGGTCAAAGGAAGGGCTGACTTCATCCTGACCCTTGACATGACTGAAGAAACCGGCCAACCGAAGAAATCCCTCAGGAAGGATGGGGACATGTGCGCCTACCCCGCAGTGTGTCTTGACCAAACACTCATCGTTGCCTGGGTGAGCAATAGAGAAAATTACGTCACGATTGATCGTTACACGCGTGAACTGACACACATTGAGACACTCATCTCGGAGCACAAATTACCGAAGCAGGAGGCTAACTACAATTTCCCTGACCACCTGCAGCAGTTCTTGTCTGGGGAGATGGCATTCTGCTCTCAAGACCGACTCTATATTTTTGCACAGAACACCCTAGCGACGTGAACCATCGTAATAACCGTCCCAAGAAGTTTAAGATTTCTCAACAGAATTATCGATACTGGGTGTGGCCTCTGCGGGGGCCTCTGACAAAGAAACCTTGCCCATTGTCTAACGCGTATTCTTGGGTGTGGTCTTCCCATGCAGGCACGTGATACAGAGCAGAAATGAGCCTGCCTGAAAATCGGTCAATAAATATTGTCATATATAGCGAAGTATACGTTTTTGGTATCGCTACATAGGTTCTTCGTCAAAATGGCGTCAGACTGACCCAGGAAACCACCATGCCCCAAGGCTATATATCGAACTTGTTCTCCTAGTTGCTTCAACATTGATCGTGTGCATCATGGAGAAGTTTTTGCACCGTGGCGCAGAATGATTTCAAGAACGTAGAAAAAATTAATGTATGACACAAAGCATTAACCAATAAGTCTTTATCGAAAATTTGGGAAttaaaacagcagtttcgtcctggacgctggacaaaaaaaaatcttatttgcaattttttttgggcAGCTCTGTAActgttcaccaattttcgacaaagacctcctaGCTGTTCATTGTTATTTGACAGGCATTTTCCATACATGTTGTTGTGTTCTTGAATTCGGTCTGGCGTCGCGATGCAAAAACTTCCTAATATCTGGAAAGTtattaaataaagaaaagtgGAGAAAATTCCTTAAGTAGGTCTTCTGGTAGAGCGTTCTCTGATGAAGTTACAGTGGTTggcatgaaagtaaaaatggGAAAACTGTGCATTAGTCCATAAAACTATGATTGATCACGGTTAGGTGcacaagtttttattatttgtccTTGAGGGAACGCTCTATTTCATTTACCCTCGTAAAGCCCCCAGTCACATAATATAGACACGGATCCTCAAGGATCAACACGGCAATGTCAGCATGATCTCCGGAATAGTTTTGCCGaggattaaaggggaagttcaccctgacaaaaagtttattgtaaaaatagcagaaaaaataataaaaaatattgccgaaggtttgagaaaaactcatcaaataattaaaaagttattagaatttcaattatttgatttgtgacgtcatatgcgagcagcattcctacatagcgaatggtaaaaaatcaatgaaatgtcattttctccgAAAATTGAAGATGGTTTTCACTATACCTtctgtatatcaatagacaaatcatttcacacccgatcatgaatagaaaacaaaaataaatcatcaggaaccatgcaaaatttgaaattcatgcattttatattacataacacatggggcagctgctcgtctatgacgtcacaaatccaaaacttcgAACtcaaataactttcttactctttaacggattttcctcaaatcttcaccaatattttttactattttttctgctatttttacaacaaagttttcttcagggtgaacttcccctttaagcgtCGACGAGCGTTGATGACTGTATACCGCATCTACTGCATCTTcacggatctacacggaccatgccAGCAGAGCATGTCGTCCGGTCTACACGGATCATCAGGGcgtcaacacggaccaacacggcagctacacggaccaacacgtcatctacacggaccatcccggattgCATGCCAACAcggcagtccacggatgacgccggatgATTTCGAAAGCCAAAAACTGCCGCGTTGGCCTCCCGGACGTTTAAGGACCTACACGGACCTCCAAGAATGCCCAAGGCACCAACGTGGATCTttccccggaccaccccggatcagATTCGGGGTGGTCGGGGGTCTTTATATGACTGGGGCTTTACCCCGAATGTACATTTCTCCAAATTTTCGTTATTCCGAAACACGCTAATTGCATAACACAAGATGTCGTTTcgtcaaaaaatgaaaaaaatagttattAATCCCGAATATTAATCAATTTCAGAGATTATACCGAAGTTTATTAATCCGAAAAGAAAATAAGttttgttattccgaaggtttcataggctgcgtttatgcgacctcaagccagaatcgtgatttgaatcatgatttgaatcatgattcaaaacacaaacatgaatcacgatttcacagaatcagcgtttaggctgcgtttatgcgacctcaagccagaatcatgatttgaatcatgatttgaatcatgattcaaaacacaaacatgaatcacaatatcacagaatcagcgtttagacgaccttcattccaatgctgtttctcctcagattcgggccaatccagtgcgcatcactagtgcgcagtttgacagaggaagtttttcgcacgtgtttcggctctcgaaaattattttgcttccatcagaatttagtctatacctcattttgtttacttctatcatatagggtccatatgcttctattcatcttgttagtttatccaaaattgtgttcggaagtgaatttcagcgtagatccaatttaatattgatactgtatactcaacaacaactgagatcattgtctgtccagttaattcatttactagaacttgaagttgaagacatgaccaaaaaatgaaaagtagtggacgatgcgatgaccaacacagaacttgaacatgacaagaaatgcatgcatcgtacatagtcatgtacatacaatgagcatatagagcgccttgagcttggcaagagtcaaaccgaaagtagcccgacacaacagtgaggtaatataatcatgattgtaatcacgatatcgtttattcgaacattttcgtacgtgattctgcagaaacgtctttccaaacgccccttttttcgtgtttcatgtttgtgattctaatcatgattatattcaatttcgactaaacgcaatcgtgattctgcagaatcatgatttgaatcatgattcaaatcatgattctagggtaaaaaagtggcggataaacgcacccctaGTCCgacaatgaaagaaaattcaaatcgatcgtccgaaaatgaaataaggttcgttattcctaAGGTTCAATCGTCCAAAAAATTAATTAAGGTTTATAATTGGGCAAATATCTAATGGACTACATTTCATTTCGGACTAATTCGGTGTGAAGAATCTTATTTTGTTCCGATTAACAAACTGTCGGTATATCGAACCttatataattttgaatataaacCTTTGAATTAATGAATGTTTGTATTaatgaacctttggaataacctACCCATAGAGAGAACGCATTTCTTGCAAACTTAATTCATATCGCCTTTTCAAGAAAGTTTTCATGATATTTCAAATCTTATGACATGGGGAGTGATATGGTGCTGAACTGGTATTACGGGAAtattagttttgtttttatttcaatttcattattgtacgatataaattattttattctaatTCGATACGTTATAATTCGTATATAATTTTCTGGTTTTATGCAGGGGCCGCGGTTTTCCAGAGGGgttgaccatgctaaaaataaagatttgttGGTAATTTTTTGGTAGACATTTACAAAATATAGTGAAAGGGGCTGAAgccacccagccccccccccccctcctccggtTCCGCGAACCCTGTAAATATGTTATATCTGCAAGTCTAAGAAATATTTACACTCTCTGTACttgaactgaaaatgaaatatatgtaaatatCGCTCAATATGTATGCATTTTATTTGTCGAATCAATATGCCAAAAATTGATTCATAAAAGAAATCATGTTTTAATTAATCGGCGTATATTACATTGATATGATGACTTACATATACGCCCActcatatattatatatatatatatgtaatatatgtatgtatatatacatgtatttagattAGTCAAGGGAATGGCagcctttttttcttttctaccaAACacaacatttctttttcatgttcTGCATTCTTGCTTTCTTGCGGAAAAAGGTAAACAGGACAACATAGTTTTATATGATTTCGAAAATGGTGAGATACTTGTTTGTTCATGTTCATCGtggatgaaaaataaacaacaaacagTTGAATCAAGATCAAATCATATAGGAAATGATAATGCATAATTATATTGTATAGGGTTAGAGTGATGGTTATGTAAGATTGAAAATATCGTCTTGAACATGACTATAcgatgcaaatttcataaacgGAAAAATCAATACTCATAGTAGTGTTAGTAAAGAAACGTCGTTCTACCATGTCGTATATATTGTCGTGAGCAATAAAGTCGCCTTATCGAACCCACTGACTTTTCTCTTATTAGCTTTAAAGGGGAAaacagccttggtcataaaatggtGTGTTGGGAAGTAGAAAagcttgaaagaaatcggacaagcaataagaaagctattgctgttttaaaattgagatccctaagactatgtagatttcaaattggcaactgggtagaCAAGGAACAAGGACAAGttttccataggccatgtacttaattatcagggatttgtggttttctcctattccccagggccgtagctagagggggggggatatggggggtgtgacaccccccccccaacattcatggcagtcggcaaaatcatgtaccagttggcaaactggaggataggggagaaaaagaaagagggaaagaaaggaagagagaaaaagaaaggagagagggggagagagagagagaaagaaagaaagaaagaaagaaagaaagaaagaaagaaaaagaggaaagaaaaaaaatagaggtatcaacttcgaagaaggttacaACTTAtggagtaaagacaaccagttggcaaatccaagtccatgtaacatgcaggcttagagccctactagtcagcaaaatacaaaggacaaaacagatggagctgTAATAACGCACgaagtaagcccccggtcctcccccaatgtaaacaagcttgtgagtttgcaaattataccacaattattgacgatttaacaaagtgatatacaagtactgccccgtttcagaactgaaaagaacagaacacaagacttaaaaaaatagtgactctgcagttggcaaattcatgaagacaagtatacaacttgtagacttgtctacaagtttgcagttggcaaaataacacaagttattattgttttatgttattaTGTAGTGatatatgcttttttcatgactatatacttaaagtgattgcccccttttaaggccttaatatataaaacatttccagtctgtgTTTACGTTTGcactggtgtggaccgatatacatgtaggtac contains:
- the LOC129271403 gene encoding uncharacterized protein LOC129271403, with the translated sequence MEDAFYGHRRRMDDAVKPIAIIDPMTVHDVQCTNFEQGCQTEQTEQLKESTRPISSGVEVGCQTERHRSSSSRRRSEDSSSSRRKLITASIRHNPDAKDFFCSDCRTYVCYFCIINHHVEHNTINARDQEVTQDEEITKLVTKANKTKDWMISFGKFIEERKASTAEITQKSIAMVDEDYREKMQILEQERKSRIKFYQQREQAINEMLEGRKTDNDAQICIVDTVLDSVQKAKGVRLSGGKLTAHEMCCKQFEEMLKNCKIGESEECKVQKDTAVPRFKRKSIRGITELDLVESDDPWILMHDVPLIKDGMKTMATMQDGRIAIGFRKAGVAICNSDGHQQMTNLHGVTIQDMAVMTESRFAILDKKNHLSIYMLLKLKLEKMDVKPFRTLNKEKGGDGTVAVNGYDHVFIGYTKAMKIQEFAPEGGKALRELECTDHLPIQLFHLKVDKLLVVKGRADFILTLDMTEETGQPKKSLRKDGDMCAYPAVCLDQTLIVAWVSNRENYVTIDRYTRELTHIETLISEHKLPKQEANYNFPDHLQQFLSGEMAFCSQDRLYIFAQNTLAT